One stretch of Caldisericaceae bacterium DNA includes these proteins:
- the hflX gene encoding GTPase HflX, with the protein MVKEQKSCVIVNVVDPKKKEIFRDSFEEFRLLVETLSYEIVAETVYTIREPHYATFLGKGKIEELKNLVKLTEASIIFIDSTLTFLQLRNLSKEIGVPIVDRPHLILMIFSFRAKTLEAKLQVELSQLKMHLPEIVHSDVDLDQQTGSMFGLKGAGERKTEIKRRYIENRIKVLENKLEEIKKHRFEVRKKRKKGKIPIVSIVGYTNVGKSTLLNVLTASEAKVEDKLFATLDTLARVGEIKEGLTAIFVDTIGFISNLPPQLVYSFRSTLEEILDSWLIIHLIDVSDSQFRAKMDVVLETLNALGVHDIPIITVFNKIDLVDPNTIQYLQKSFPSAVFVSALKNLGIDKLKDTIFMALKDLVINSKIFIPFSKLYLLDEIYNSMHVISRKDTEEGIILFVEGYLNNVYKYKEFFANKF; encoded by the coding sequence TTGGTTAAAGAGCAAAAGTCTTGTGTTATTGTAAATGTTGTTGATCCCAAGAAAAAGGAGATTTTTAGGGATTCTTTTGAAGAATTTCGCCTCTTAGTGGAAACACTTTCTTATGAAATTGTTGCAGAGACTGTATACACAATAAGAGAGCCTCATTATGCAACTTTTTTAGGAAAAGGTAAAATCGAGGAATTGAAAAATCTCGTTAAACTAACAGAAGCTTCGATTATCTTCATTGATTCAACTTTAACTTTTCTTCAGTTGAGAAACCTTTCAAAGGAAATTGGTGTGCCTATTGTAGATAGGCCACATTTGATTCTTATGATTTTTAGTTTCAGAGCAAAGACTCTTGAAGCAAAACTCCAAGTTGAACTTTCTCAACTAAAAATGCATTTGCCAGAGATCGTCCATAGTGATGTAGATTTAGACCAGCAAACAGGTTCTATGTTTGGTTTAAAAGGAGCAGGAGAAAGAAAAACAGAGATCAAAAGAAGATATATTGAAAACAGAATTAAAGTTCTTGAAAATAAACTTGAGGAAATTAAAAAACACAGATTTGAAGTAAGAAAAAAACGAAAAAAAGGCAAAATACCTATTGTATCAATTGTAGGGTATACAAATGTAGGTAAATCTACGCTTTTAAATGTTTTAACAGCAAGTGAAGCAAAAGTAGAGGATAAACTTTTTGCAACACTTGATACTCTTGCAAGGGTAGGGGAGATAAAAGAAGGTTTAACTGCAATATTTGTTGATACAATCGGATTTATAAGTAATCTTCCGCCGCAACTCGTTTATTCCTTTAGATCAACCCTTGAAGAGATACTTGATTCTTGGCTCATTATACATCTTATAGATGTAAGTGATTCTCAATTCCGTGCGAAGATGGATGTAGTCTTAGAAACGTTGAATGCCTTAGGCGTTCACGATATTCCTATCATTACTGTTTTTAACAAAATTGATTTAGTTGATCCAAATACCATCCAATACTTACAAAAAAGTTTTCCTTCCGCTGTTTTTGTTTCTGCTCTTAAAAATTTAGGTATCGATAAACTAAAAGATACTATTTTTATGGCATTAAAGGACCTTGTTATAAATTCAAAAATCTTCATACCATTTAGCAAACTGTATTTGTTAGATGAGATTTATAATTCGATGCATGTAATTTCAAGAAAAGATACCGAAGAAGGTATAATACTATTTGTTGAAGGTTATCTAAATAATGTTTATAAATATAAGGAATTTTTTGCTAACAAATTTTGA
- a CDS encoding CvpA family protein, whose translation MNGNYVDVVVFVLLMVEFFIGINKGAILFITDTIGVFLAFFGARYLTNPVAQFLSDKFGLDKIFSEKLASLINLPQGLSTLPLNYNNLNQAVDALKFPSFLRSVALSGNLNLNINVGQYLANILGYYLLLVVSFILVFLLIIIVFRILGYVLRNLFRVSPFLKWVDMVLGGVLRVFIYLVVISVLVHLLGYIFTFLKLESNSFFKVLINSKTYEISEKYFPLVVNYLNIVFSTFK comes from the coding sequence ATGAATGGAAATTATGTTGATGTAGTAGTTTTTGTCTTACTGATGGTAGAATTTTTTATAGGTATAAACAAAGGTGCTATCTTGTTTATTACAGACACCATTGGAGTATTTCTAGCGTTCTTTGGAGCAAGGTATCTAACAAACCCTGTTGCCCAGTTTCTTTCAGATAAATTTGGCCTTGATAAGATTTTTAGTGAAAAACTTGCTTCCCTAATTAACTTACCACAAGGGCTTTCAACACTTCCACTAAATTACAACAATTTGAACCAGGCAGTTGATGCTCTAAAGTTTCCAAGTTTTCTTAGATCGGTTGCCTTAAGTGGTAATTTAAACTTAAACATTAACGTTGGGCAATACCTTGCAAATATCCTTGGATATTATTTACTTTTGGTTGTTTCTTTTATACTGGTTTTTTTATTAATCATAATAGTTTTTAGAATTTTAGGCTATGTTTTAAGAAATTTGTTTAGGGTGAGTCCGTTCTTAAAATGGGTGGATATGGTTTTAGGAGGAGTTCTAAGAGTATTTATATATTTGGTTGTAATTTCGGTATTAGTTCATTTACTTGGTTATATTTTTACATTTTTAAAATTAGAATCAAACAGTTTTTTCAAAGTCCTTATAAACTCAAAAACTTACGAAATATCTGAAAAATATTTTCCACTGGTTGTTAATTACTTGAACATCGTTTTCTCTACCTTTAAATGA
- the queA gene encoding tRNA preQ1(34) S-adenosylmethionine ribosyltransferase-isomerase QueA: MANVDFLDYDLEKELIAQHPIYPRDHARLMVFHRNSGRIEHKKFYEIVEYINPNDCIVINNSKVLRARFLGKDSKTLGKREIFLIKYLGVNQWVALTNPNKKVKVDDLILINESPYIAVKVLRKENYGENVVEFLSPLSMEEILNYGEVPLPPYIKSKAIESEYQTIYAELLGSVASPTAGLHFTDELFDKIRDIGARITYITLHVGLGTFKPIKVDDLNKHKMHEEEFFISEESAKIINETKRLGGKIIAVGTTTVRTLETASSREGFLKPMSGYTRLFIKPGYPFKVVDRIVTNFHFPKTTLIALVSAFAGVELTQKAYRIAISERYRFYSFGDAMLIL, encoded by the coding sequence ATGGCAAATGTCGATTTTTTGGATTATGACCTTGAAAAGGAGTTAATAGCTCAACACCCAATTTATCCTCGTGACCATGCAAGGCTTATGGTTTTCCATAGGAATAGTGGTAGAATTGAACATAAGAAGTTTTATGAAATTGTCGAATATATAAACCCCAATGATTGTATTGTAATTAATAATTCAAAAGTATTAAGAGCCCGTTTTTTAGGTAAAGACTCAAAAACTCTTGGAAAAAGGGAAATTTTTCTCATTAAATATTTGGGTGTTAATCAATGGGTTGCCCTTACAAATCCAAATAAAAAGGTAAAAGTTGATGACTTAATTTTGATTAACGAATCTCCCTATATTGCCGTTAAGGTATTAAGAAAAGAAAATTATGGAGAAAATGTTGTCGAATTTTTAAGTCCACTTTCCATGGAGGAAATTTTAAATTACGGCGAAGTGCCTCTTCCTCCTTATATTAAATCAAAGGCAATTGAATCTGAATATCAAACAATTTATGCAGAGCTTTTAGGATCAGTTGCTTCGCCAACGGCAGGTTTACATTTTACTGATGAACTTTTTGATAAAATAAGAGATATTGGTGCTAGGATTACCTATATTACTTTGCATGTTGGTTTGGGAACCTTTAAACCCATTAAGGTGGACGACCTAAATAAACATAAGATGCATGAAGAGGAATTCTTTATCTCTGAAGAAAGTGCAAAAATTATTAATGAAACGAAGAGATTGGGTGGTAAAATCATTGCTGTTGGTACAACGACAGTAAGGACTCTTGAAACGGCGTCATCAAGAGAAGGTTTTTTAAAGCCGATGAGTGGTTATACACGTTTGTTTATTAAGCCAGGTTATCCATTTAAGGTGGTTGATCGTATTGTTACAAATTTTCACTTTCCAAAGACTACCCTTATTGCGCTTGTAAGTGCCTTTGCAGGGGTTGAATTAACTCAAAAAGCGTATAGAATAGCCATTAGTGAAAGATACAGATTTTATAGTTTTGGAGATGCCATGTTGATACTGTGA
- the tgt gene encoding tRNA guanosine(34) transglycosylase Tgt, with the protein MYDIKFKILKTDDWSRARITQFETPHGVIETPVFMPVGTQATVKTLTSDELRDIGFKIILANTYHLYLQPGADVIKKAGYLHKFMDWDGAVLTDSGGFQVLSLKELRKISSDGVEFRSFIDGSKHFFTPELVVETQEKIGSDIAIPLDICGTYPSPKEETKRELDITVDWAIRSLKAHKKEDQILFGVIQGGFYKDLRKEAVERILELDFPGVTLGGLSIGEEKELTKEMVDYTVSLLPENKPRYFMGVGDPLSILEYVRLGVDMFDCVLPTRIARNRSLLTKNGTIKITKSIYKEDFTPIEDDCKCYTCTHYTKAYLNHLFKAKEFLAGRLATIHNLYFMQQFILDIRNAIKEGRFREFYESFKSKYKNS; encoded by the coding sequence ATGTATGATATAAAATTTAAAATTCTTAAGACAGATGATTGGTCTAGGGCAAGAATTACACAGTTTGAAACTCCACACGGTGTAATTGAAACACCTGTATTTATGCCTGTTGGGACACAAGCAACTGTAAAAACTTTAACTTCAGATGAGTTAAGAGATATTGGTTTTAAGATAATTCTTGCTAATACTTATCATCTTTATTTACAACCAGGAGCCGATGTTATTAAGAAGGCTGGATACTTACATAAATTTATGGATTGGGATGGTGCAGTACTTACAGATAGTGGAGGTTTCCAAGTTTTATCTCTTAAAGAATTGAGAAAGATTTCAAGCGATGGTGTTGAGTTTAGGTCGTTCATAGACGGATCGAAACATTTCTTCACTCCAGAATTGGTTGTTGAAACTCAAGAAAAAATTGGTTCTGATATTGCAATACCCCTTGATATATGTGGAACGTATCCAAGCCCAAAAGAGGAAACAAAAAGGGAGTTAGATATAACAGTTGATTGGGCTATAAGAAGTTTAAAAGCTCATAAAAAAGAAGACCAAATACTCTTTGGGGTTATTCAAGGTGGTTTTTATAAGGACTTAAGAAAAGAGGCTGTAGAAAGAATCCTTGAATTGGATTTTCCTGGGGTTACCTTGGGTGGATTAAGTATTGGTGAAGAAAAAGAGCTTACTAAAGAAATGGTTGATTACACTGTGTCACTTCTTCCAGAGAATAAGCCCAGGTATTTTATGGGTGTAGGCGACCCGTTAAGCATTCTTGAATATGTGCGACTTGGAGTTGATATGTTTGATTGTGTTCTTCCAACCAGGATAGCAAGAAATAGAAGCCTCTTAACGAAAAATGGGACTATTAAAATTACAAAAAGTATCTATAAGGAAGATTTTACTCCTATTGAAGATGATTGTAAGTGTTATACTTGCACACATTATACAAAGGCGTATTTAAACCATCTTTTTAAGGCAAAAGAGTTTCTTGCAGGAAGACTTGCAACGATTCATAATTTGTATTTCATGCAACAGTTTATACTTGATATTAGGAACGCAATTAAGGAAGGACGTTTTAGAGAATTTTACGAAAGTTTTAAGTCCAAATACAAAAATTCTTAA
- a CDS encoding ROK family protein has protein sequence MKGKNQKDLKEENTSMLLRLVRDNPDVSRIDVVRETSLTPPTVSRIVAFLTMNGVLSERKADTSNIGRKPFYLAFVGGNFLAIVVEISYTFVLFAIADLNGGIKYKREIKTDTSISNSELKKIILENVNDLKRIFPSVIAVGMSSPGRVDPKKGVIVSIPNLRNISHFDIKDIEMVVNIPVFILNDANAEALAERYFGEGREVKDFLLLHIGFGIGGGFVVNRKLYNGNFGVSLEIGHISIDPNGLKCDCGNIGCVELYASYNKILEDIAHAVNRDTLTEDEVVSLLKNKNSNAIEVIKKKASLIGQMLLSVVNVLAPEKIIVAGPAIKISDFLIPAIKEVLYSKSFYGFGSGIKIVQSKLKENVGLIGAMSVVLEEFLDHPYEFIGRRAMTRKQ, from the coding sequence ATGAAAGGGAAAAACCAGAAGGATTTAAAAGAAGAAAACACTTCAATGCTTTTGAGGTTAGTTAGGGATAATCCAGATGTCTCCCGTATTGATGTCGTTCGGGAGACATCTTTAACACCTCCTACGGTCTCAAGGATTGTCGCCTTCCTTACAATGAACGGTGTTCTTTCCGAAAGAAAAGCAGATACAAGCAACATTGGAAGAAAGCCGTTCTACCTTGCTTTCGTTGGGGGAAATTTTTTGGCAATTGTAGTCGAGATATCCTATACGTTTGTCCTTTTCGCAATAGCGGATCTCAATGGTGGAATCAAGTATAAAAGGGAAATTAAAACAGATACTTCCATCTCAAATAGTGAACTTAAGAAAATTATTTTAGAAAATGTGAATGATCTTAAAAGAATTTTTCCTTCTGTAATTGCAGTAGGTATGTCTTCACCTGGGAGGGTAGATCCTAAAAAAGGTGTAATAGTAAGTATTCCAAATCTTAGGAATATAAGCCATTTTGATATAAAAGATATTGAAATGGTTGTTAACATTCCTGTCTTCATTCTAAACGATGCAAACGCAGAAGCACTTGCAGAAAGGTATTTTGGAGAAGGAAGAGAAGTTAAAGACTTTCTTTTACTTCACATTGGCTTTGGAATTGGGGGCGGTTTTGTTGTAAATAGAAAACTTTACAATGGCAATTTTGGAGTTTCTTTAGAAATAGGTCATATATCTATAGATCCAAATGGTCTTAAGTGTGATTGTGGAAATATTGGGTGTGTAGAATTATACGCAAGTTATAACAAAATACTAGAAGACATTGCTCATGCTGTTAATAGAGATACTTTAACAGAGGATGAAGTAGTGAGTTTACTTAAAAATAAGAACAGTAATGCAATTGAAGTTATTAAGAAAAAAGCCTCATTAATAGGACAAATGCTTTTAAGTGTGGTAAATGTTTTAGCACCTGAGAAAATTATCGTTGCAGGACCAGCAATTAAGATAAGTGACTTCTTAATTCCTGCTATAAAAGAGGTGCTTTATTCAAAGTCTTTTTATGGATTTGGAAGCGGTATCAAGATTGTGCAATCAAAATTAAAAGAGAATGTAGGCTTAATAGGAGCAATGTCTGTAGTATTGGAAGAGTTTTTGGATCATCCTTATGAATTTATAGGCCGTAGAGCAATGACAAGAAAGCAATAG
- the aspS gene encoding aspartate--tRNA ligase — MLKRTVFNSDIDENLVSKEVVVNGWIHRKRNLGGILFFDLRDRSGLVQVVVYPNAIDKVRFEELESLKIESVLGVKGVVKRRENPNVNLKTGYFEIELKDYEIFSRAQDLPFNPFSDQIIDETLRLKYRYLDLRKEEVRRIFELRAKITQTIRQFLISKDFIEVETPNLTKSTPEGARDFLVPSRINKGHFYALPQSPQLFKQILMIGGFEKYFQIARCFRDEDLRVDRQPEFTQIDLELSFVEQEDIINLVEEMFKTLFREVMNIEIQTPFPRMTYKDAMRNFGSDKPDTRFDLHIQDITNAFKDTQLKILQNTKENLILALSIPEKANLSRNEIKNLKEATKQFGVVGFIEFKIIDNHIESSYEKYLSDEEKNAILKIAKNGDLLTLFSVPKKGGFETLGRIRLYFGETFNLIKKNLWNFLWIVDFPFFSFSEEEGRYVAEHHPFTMPNIDDLPKLESDKEDVRAIAYDLVLNGSELGGGSIRIHDPELQKRVFKAIGLKDEEIESRFGFLINAFKYGAPPHGGIAFGLDRLVWLLSNAKSLRDVIAFPKTTSGTCPLTDAPSEVDKKQLEELGLQIKNG; from the coding sequence ATGCTTAAAAGAACAGTTTTTAACTCAGATATTGATGAAAATTTAGTCTCAAAAGAAGTCGTCGTCAATGGATGGATCCATAGGAAAAGAAATTTAGGAGGAATCTTATTTTTTGACTTAAGAGACAGAAGTGGATTAGTCCAAGTTGTTGTGTATCCAAACGCAATTGATAAAGTAAGGTTTGAAGAGTTAGAAAGTTTAAAGATAGAATCTGTTTTAGGAGTTAAAGGGGTAGTAAAAAGAAGAGAAAATCCGAATGTAAATTTGAAGACAGGTTATTTTGAAATAGAATTAAAAGATTACGAAATATTTTCTAGAGCCCAAGATTTGCCTTTTAACCCATTTTCAGACCAAATAATAGATGAAACCTTACGCTTAAAGTATAGGTATCTCGATTTAAGAAAAGAAGAAGTAAGACGAATTTTTGAACTAAGGGCAAAGATTACTCAAACCATTAGGCAATTTCTAATATCAAAAGATTTCATTGAAGTTGAAACTCCGAACCTAACAAAAAGCACACCAGAAGGAGCAAGAGATTTTCTTGTGCCATCAAGAATAAATAAAGGGCATTTTTATGCCTTACCACAATCCCCACAACTCTTTAAACAAATTCTTATGATTGGTGGATTTGAAAAATACTTCCAAATTGCACGATGCTTTAGAGATGAAGATTTAAGAGTGGATAGACAACCTGAATTCACACAAATAGATTTAGAATTGTCTTTTGTTGAACAAGAGGATATTATAAATCTTGTTGAAGAGATGTTCAAAACTCTATTTAGGGAGGTTATGAATATAGAGATTCAAACTCCTTTTCCAAGAATGACTTATAAAGATGCAATGAGAAATTTTGGTTCTGATAAACCAGACACCCGTTTTGATCTACATATCCAAGATATAACAAATGCCTTCAAAGACACACAGTTAAAAATACTTCAAAATACAAAGGAAAATTTAATCCTTGCTCTTTCAATACCAGAAAAGGCAAATCTATCAAGAAATGAAATCAAAAATTTAAAAGAAGCAACTAAACAATTCGGAGTTGTTGGTTTTATCGAATTTAAAATTATTGACAATCACATTGAATCTTCTTATGAAAAATACCTTTCAGATGAAGAAAAAAATGCAATTCTCAAAATAGCGAAAAACGGCGATTTACTTACGTTATTTTCAGTACCCAAAAAGGGCGGCTTTGAAACTTTAGGAAGAATTAGACTATACTTTGGAGAAACATTCAACTTAATTAAGAAGAATCTATGGAATTTTCTTTGGATTGTTGACTTTCCGTTTTTTTCGTTTAGTGAAGAGGAAGGAAGATATGTTGCAGAGCATCATCCATTTACAATGCCAAACATAGATGATTTACCCAAATTAGAAAGTGATAAAGAAGATGTTAGGGCAATTGCATATGATTTAGTATTGAATGGAAGTGAACTCGGTGGGGGAAGTATTAGAATCCATGATCCTGAACTTCAAAAAAGGGTATTTAAAGCAATTGGTTTAAAAGATGAGGAAATAGAATCAAGGTTTGGTTTTCTTATAAATGCCTTTAAATATGGTGCTCCTCCACATGGCGGAATTGCCTTCGGATTGGATAGATTGGTTTGGTTGTTAAGTAATGCAAAAAGTTTAAGGGATGTAATTGCCTTCCCAAAAACAACTTCGGGAACTTGCCCATTAACAGATGCACCAAGTGAAGTCGATAAAAAACAATTAGAAGAGTTGGGTTTGCAGATAAAAAATGGATAG
- the hisS gene encoding histidine--tRNA ligase — protein MEIKNVKGFKDILFEDALIFEHIQNIASSVAKSFGYKPIVLPTVEYAELFNRSVGDTTDIVEKEMFTFMDKGERLLSLRPEFTASVARSYIEHHMETKPKPLRLYYFGQCFRYENPQRGRYREFYQFGVEALGDISPTLDIEVIQIAIKLIESLNIKNLKIKINSIGCRTCRPIYKEALKNALIPHFEELCDNCKRRFDTNPLRILDCKEEKEELKNSLPTINDYLCEDCKLHFEEVKKGLKQLGIPFEIDNKLVRGLDYYSKTVFEVISEDLGSQNALLGGGRYDYLIEDLGGRKTPGVGFAMGIERLIEILKAQNYSIKEKESIYIAYDKQFLKEAYEVANILKDNGFIAYLDVKGDNIGNQIKRASKVGVSFTVIIGSEEISTKTIKVKNMQTSEQENFKKEHLIDFIRGKKYA, from the coding sequence ATGGAAATAAAAAATGTCAAGGGATTTAAAGACATACTCTTTGAAGATGCTCTCATATTTGAGCACATACAAAATATTGCTTCATCTGTTGCAAAAAGCTTTGGCTATAAACCTATAGTTTTACCAACAGTAGAGTATGCAGAGTTATTCAACCGTTCTGTTGGTGATACTACAGATATTGTTGAAAAGGAAATGTTCACCTTTATGGATAAAGGCGAAAGACTTCTCTCATTACGGCCAGAGTTTACTGCCTCTGTTGCAAGAAGTTATATCGAGCATCATATGGAAACTAAGCCAAAACCTCTTAGGTTATACTATTTTGGGCAATGTTTTAGATATGAGAACCCACAAAGAGGAAGATATAGAGAATTCTATCAATTTGGTGTCGAAGCACTTGGAGATATCTCACCAACTTTAGATATTGAAGTAATACAAATTGCAATTAAATTAATTGAGAGTTTAAACATAAAAAATCTTAAGATAAAAATTAATAGCATTGGTTGTAGAACTTGTAGACCAATTTACAAAGAAGCCCTTAAAAATGCTCTTATTCCACATTTTGAAGAATTATGCGATAACTGTAAAAGGAGATTTGATACAAATCCTTTAAGAATTCTTGACTGCAAAGAAGAAAAAGAAGAACTTAAAAATTCTTTGCCAACAATTAATGATTACCTATGTGAAGATTGTAAATTACATTTTGAAGAAGTTAAAAAGGGGCTCAAGCAACTTGGTATACCGTTTGAAATTGATAATAAACTTGTAAGAGGACTTGACTATTATTCGAAGACTGTTTTTGAAGTGATTTCTGAGGATCTTGGAAGCCAAAACGCCCTTTTAGGTGGAGGAAGATATGATTATCTCATTGAAGACTTAGGCGGAAGAAAAACACCTGGAGTTGGTTTTGCAATGGGTATTGAAAGACTAATTGAAATTCTAAAAGCACAAAATTACTCGATTAAAGAGAAGGAAAGCATATACATTGCCTATGATAAACAATTTTTAAAAGAAGCCTATGAAGTAGCCAATATACTTAAAGATAATGGCTTTATTGCATACTTAGATGTAAAGGGCGACAACATCGGAAACCAAATAAAAAGAGCAAGTAAAGTAGGTGTTTCTTTTACCGTTATAATTGGAAGTGAAGAAATAAGCACTAAAACGATTAAAGTAAAGAATATGCAAACTTCAGAACAAGAAAATTTCAAAAAAGAACACTTAATAGATTTTATTAGGGGGAAGAAATATGCTTAA
- a CDS encoding VIT1/CCC1 family protein has protein sequence MKNQFLDQQKDELNGFKIYSYLASKSKGKNKEILSKIALEEAKHYKILKDITKVNVKEHFFLVALYKILAVLFGVTFVIKLMEKNEKKATDEYANFIKAGYESFAKEVLIDEQSHENTLIQLIEEERVDYVSSIVLGLNDALVEITGTISGLSSALQNSKTIGVAGLITGIAASFSMAASEYISKKTDIKTERSPIKAAFYTFFAYFLVVILLVLPFFFLSNYYIAFLISIVVGVAIITIFSFYIATVQDKSFLKSFIEMVFVVFGVVLLTFLIGLLARSFLHINI, from the coding sequence ATGAAAAACCAATTTTTAGATCAACAAAAGGATGAACTCAACGGTTTTAAAATTTATTCTTATTTAGCTTCTAAATCAAAAGGAAAAAACAAGGAGATACTTTCTAAGATTGCTCTTGAAGAGGCTAAGCACTATAAAATTTTGAAAGACATTACAAAAGTTAACGTTAAAGAGCATTTCTTTTTGGTTGCCTTATACAAGATCCTGGCGGTGTTATTCGGAGTTACCTTTGTAATCAAATTAATGGAAAAAAATGAGAAAAAAGCTACCGATGAATATGCAAATTTTATAAAAGCTGGTTATGAATCATTTGCTAAAGAAGTTTTAATAGATGAACAGAGTCATGAGAATACCCTCATACAGCTAATTGAAGAAGAAAGAGTTGATTACGTTAGCTCTATTGTCCTTGGCCTAAACGATGCTTTAGTTGAAATAACCGGAACTATTTCTGGTTTATCGTCAGCACTCCAAAACTCAAAAACCATAGGAGTTGCAGGGTTAATAACAGGTATTGCCGCATCTTTTTCAATGGCTGCTTCTGAATATATTTCTAAAAAGACTGATATAAAAACAGAAAGAAGTCCAATAAAAGCCGCTTTTTATACATTTTTTGCTTATTTTCTTGTTGTTATTTTACTTGTATTACCTTTCTTTTTCTTAAGTAATTACTATATCGCTTTTTTAATTTCCATTGTTGTTGGTGTAGCTATTATTACTATTTTTTCTTTCTATATTGCTACTGTTCAAGATAAAAGCTTCTTAAAGAGTTTTATTGAGATGGTGTTTGTTGTTTTTGGTGTTGTTTTGCTAACATTCCTTATAGGTTTATTGGCAAGAAGTTTCTTACATATTAATATTTAG
- a CDS encoding LapA family protein, giving the protein MKKLNFFLIIMLIVLLCTVLLLIQNNEQVTVNFLVFQFITTLGVFGFTLLISGLLIMWIITLFVHYRELSKYKQLLKEKDDEIKNLEEKITAQQKPLEDNSKQK; this is encoded by the coding sequence ATGAAAAAGTTAAATTTCTTTTTAATCATTATGCTAATAGTTTTGCTTTGCACTGTTTTACTTTTGATACAAAATAACGAACAAGTTACGGTAAATTTCTTAGTATTTCAATTTATAACAACTCTTGGCGTTTTTGGTTTTACGCTTCTTATTTCAGGTCTTTTAATAATGTGGATTATTACTCTCTTTGTTCACTATAGAGAACTTTCGAAATATAAACAACTTTTAAAAGAAAAAGATGACGAAATTAAAAACCTTGAAGAAAAGATAACGGCACAACAAAAGCCTTTAGAAGATAATAGCAAACAGAAGTAA
- a CDS encoding alanyl-tRNA editing protein, with the protein MNYDVLEFNSKILNQFEKDGKKFIILSETHFYPDGVGGQLSDRGYIGNAKVLNVFEDDNGNILHQVDHFEETIPVHCKIDAERRKDIEREHTAQHIISRALEVLYGIETVSFHMGEELSTIDINRVELKEDELENVELLSNKIVLSGRAVKKYYIDREQAYKIDIRKASEIKGPIRIVEVDGFDITMCGGTHVNVTNEIGIIKIFKKEKVKKDYLRLYFASGLRALKIIQKKVNILGNLSKLFTTSEQELGNSIQKLMEENKNLSKKIKTIEEILINELSTKFNEGDVIKENIENISKKTFEKLAVSLKKKGVKGYLKLIDEFNSTFAFLSDVEIEKNYRSYTIEGVKFVTIPKDEELVFESSLAYKLII; encoded by the coding sequence ATGAATTATGATGTTTTAGAGTTTAACTCAAAAATTTTAAACCAATTTGAAAAAGACGGAAAAAAGTTCATAATCCTTAGTGAAACTCATTTTTATCCCGATGGAGTTGGAGGCCAGTTAAGCGACAGAGGATACATTGGGAATGCAAAGGTATTGAATGTATTTGAGGATGATAATGGAAACATACTCCATCAAGTTGATCACTTTGAAGAAACTATTCCTGTTCACTGTAAAATCGATGCCGAAAGAAGAAAAGATATTGAAAGAGAACATACTGCACAACATATAATCTCAAGAGCATTAGAGGTTCTTTACGGGATAGAGACTGTTAGTTTCCATATGGGGGAAGAACTTTCAACAATTGATATCAACAGAGTAGAATTAAAAGAGGATGAGTTAGAAAATGTTGAATTACTCTCAAACAAAATAGTTTTAAGTGGAAGGGCTGTTAAAAAGTATTACATAGATAGAGAACAAGCATATAAGATTGATATAAGAAAGGCTTCAGAAATTAAAGGACCAATAAGAATTGTAGAAGTCGATGGTTTTGATATTACAATGTGTGGTGGCACACATGTTAATGTAACAAATGAAATCGGAATAATAAAGATCTTTAAAAAGGAAAAGGTAAAAAAAGATTATTTAAGGTTGTATTTTGCTTCGGGACTAAGAGCTCTTAAAATAATTCAAAAAAAGGTAAACATCCTTGGAAACTTATCAAAGTTGTTTACAACAAGTGAACAAGAACTTGGTAATTCAATCCAAAAATTAATGGAAGAGAACAAAAATTTATCAAAAAAGATAAAAACCATTGAGGAAATACTAATAAACGAACTATCAACAAAATTTAATGAAGGTGATGTAATTAAAGAAAACATTGAAAATATATCCAAGAAGACTTTTGAAAAGCTTGCTGTTTCCTTAAAAAAGAAAGGCGTAAAAGGTTATCTAAAACTTATAGATGAGTTTAATTCAACTTTTGCATTCCTTTCAGATGTAGAAATAGAAAAAAACTACAGATCTTATACAATAGAAGGTGTTAAATTTGTTACCATCCCTAAAGATGAGGAATTAGTATTTGAAAGCTCATTAGCCTACAAACTGATAATTTGA